The proteins below are encoded in one region of Limnochorda pilosa:
- a CDS encoding LacI family DNA-binding transcriptional regulator codes for MRRRPVDAGWPPTRRGAPSEETSLQSRPRVTIRDVARAAAVAPSTVSLAFNEPERVQPATRERVLAAARHLRYQPSAIARRLVTGRADVLAVILPNTRNPFFGNVVQGIESVAAQAGLDVMLFTTENDPGLERQRLESAVRNRADGVVLVGEHRAGPDLAARLLTELASAGTRLVLVERQAQGSPAIWADKREGARQAVQHLIELGHRRIAFVGGLLQQGGSHQRLAGYREAMAGYGLEPRPAWIVDGGFTPEGGYRAGSELMGRCPELTAFFAANDLMALGLLRALHEAGRRVPDDASVVGFDDIPEAAFLTPALTTVDMPMERLGRRAMEIMLRMLRGETLAEFEEALPTELRVRESTGPAPVGRRTQG; via the coding sequence ATGCGCCGACGGCCTGTCGATGCCGGATGGCCTCCCACGCGCCGGGGGGCTCCCTCCGAGGAAACTTCCCTTCAGAGCCGCCCGCGGGTCACGATCCGCGACGTGGCTCGGGCCGCGGCAGTGGCACCATCCACGGTCTCCCTGGCCTTCAACGAGCCCGAGAGGGTGCAGCCGGCCACCCGGGAGCGCGTGCTTGCGGCGGCTCGGCACCTCCGGTACCAGCCCAGCGCCATCGCCCGGCGCCTGGTCACCGGGCGGGCCGATGTGCTCGCCGTGATCCTACCCAATACCCGTAACCCCTTCTTCGGGAACGTAGTGCAGGGCATCGAAAGCGTGGCGGCTCAGGCCGGTCTGGACGTGATGCTCTTTACCACCGAGAACGACCCAGGGCTCGAGCGGCAGCGCCTGGAGAGCGCGGTGCGGAACCGGGCGGACGGGGTGGTCCTGGTGGGCGAGCACCGGGCGGGGCCGGACCTCGCGGCGCGCCTCCTGACCGAGCTTGCGTCGGCAGGAACGCGGCTCGTGCTGGTGGAGCGACAGGCCCAAGGGTCGCCGGCGATCTGGGCGGACAAGCGGGAAGGCGCGAGGCAGGCGGTCCAACACCTGATCGAGCTGGGGCACCGCCGGATCGCGTTCGTCGGAGGCCTGCTCCAGCAGGGCGGATCGCACCAGCGGCTGGCCGGCTACCGCGAGGCCATGGCCGGTTACGGTCTTGAGCCGCGGCCAGCGTGGATCGTCGACGGTGGCTTCACCCCGGAGGGAGGCTATCGAGCGGGAAGCGAGCTTATGGGGCGATGCCCGGAGCTCACCGCCTTCTTCGCGGCCAACGACCTGATGGCCCTGGGACTGCTCCGGGCGCTGCACGAGGCGGGGCGACGGGTGCCTGACGACGCCTCGGTGGTGGGCTTCGACGACATCCCCGAGGCAGCCTTCCTCACCCCGGCCCTGACCACCGTGGACATGCCCATGGAACGCCTGGGCCGGAGGGCGATGGAGATCATGCTGCGCATGCTTCGGGGAGAGACCCTGGCCGAGTTTGAAGAAGCACTGCCCACGGAGCTGCGGGTGCGGGAGTCCACGGGGCCGGCTCCCGTGGGGCGTCGCACGCAGGGGTAG
- the galT gene encoding galactose-1-phosphate uridylyltransferase, which yields MSELRWHPLLEQWVITATHRQDRTYKPPADHCPLCPTRPGGEPTEIPAARYQIAVFENRFPSLVTPAPQPAVQATELSPVEPAAGRCEVVCYTPEHEGSLATLPPEHAFRLVQVWTDRYRTLMSQPGVRYVLIFENRGEVVGVTLHHPHGQVYAFPYVPPVPLRELEAQARFQGERAEGPESCLLCRQLALEHQDGRRVLAENEGFTAVIPFYARYPYEVHVIARRHRASLAELSEAEQRDLAAILQGVVGTYDRLYGFPFPYVMVMHQAPKPPAPASGHFHVEFYPPHRTREKLKYLAGCEQGAGSFINDTLPEEKAAELRRCWTWGPARGAGAQGLR from the coding sequence GTGTCTGAGCTCCGCTGGCACCCGCTGCTGGAGCAGTGGGTGATCACCGCCACCCACCGCCAGGATCGGACCTACAAGCCGCCGGCGGACCACTGCCCCCTCTGCCCGACCCGGCCGGGGGGTGAGCCCACCGAGATCCCGGCCGCCCGGTACCAGATCGCCGTCTTCGAGAACCGCTTCCCTTCGCTGGTCACCCCGGCGCCGCAGCCGGCGGTGCAAGCGACCGAGCTGAGCCCTGTGGAGCCGGCGGCGGGGCGCTGCGAGGTCGTCTGCTACACGCCCGAGCACGAGGGCTCCCTGGCCACTCTGCCCCCCGAGCACGCCTTCCGCCTGGTCCAGGTCTGGACCGACCGCTACCGCACCCTCATGAGCCAGCCGGGGGTGCGCTACGTGCTCATCTTCGAGAACCGGGGCGAGGTGGTGGGGGTGACCCTCCACCACCCCCACGGCCAGGTCTACGCCTTCCCCTACGTGCCGCCCGTGCCCCTGCGGGAGCTGGAGGCGCAGGCCCGCTTCCAGGGCGAGCGCGCCGAGGGCCCCGAAAGCTGCCTGCTCTGCCGCCAGCTCGCCCTCGAGCACCAAGATGGGCGGCGGGTGCTGGCGGAGAACGAAGGCTTCACGGCCGTGATCCCCTTCTACGCCCGGTACCCGTACGAGGTCCACGTGATCGCCCGGCGGCACCGCGCGTCGCTGGCGGAGCTGAGCGAGGCCGAGCAGCGGGACCTGGCGGCCATCCTCCAGGGGGTGGTGGGGACGTACGATCGGCTCTACGGCTTTCCCTTCCCCTACGTGATGGTGATGCACCAGGCCCCCAAGCCACCGGCGCCGGCCTCGGGTCACTTCCACGTGGAGTTCTACCCGCCCCACCGCACGCGGGAGAAGCTCAAGTACCTGGCGGGCTGCGAGCAGGGGGCGGGCTCCTTCATCAACGACACGCTGCCCGAGGAGAAGGCGGCGGAATTGCGGCGTTGCTGGACCTGGGGGCCGGCGCGCGGGGCGGGAGCGCAGGGCCTCAGGTGA
- the malE gene encoding maltose/maltodextrin ABC transporter substrate-binding protein MalE, with protein MVARRWLVRTSLLVLMVLALGSAGVGAQSPDRLVIWSSEAQIPALVPMAEQFEREYGIPMEVRELSFGDIRSNFLISAPTGTGPDLIVGAHDWVGELAGTGLLEPIELPAGTLQEFTPVALEAFTYDGKLFGLPYAIEAIALMYNKDLVPDPPETFDELLAIARAQTDPAARRFGFLYPNNELYYSFPFLAAKGGYIFRFTGQGFDPTDVGVDNEGGIAGARIVQLLAAEDLVPRGTDYQTMRALFLDGRVGMVLTGPWEIVNARNAGIPYGVAKIPSIDGNVARPFVGVQGFMVNAFSPNKLLAMEFLQQYVMTKEGQLAIWEHDPRVPAHREAFEAVAEDPDIAAFGASAADGIPMPNIPEMAVVWSALNDAMTFITNGEQSPEEAMAVAARQIRNAIAGR; from the coding sequence ATGGTCGCGAGGCGTTGGCTGGTGCGTACCTCCCTGTTGGTCCTCATGGTGCTGGCTCTCGGGAGCGCGGGTGTGGGCGCGCAGTCGCCGGACCGGCTCGTCATTTGGTCCAGCGAGGCGCAGATTCCCGCTCTGGTCCCGATGGCGGAGCAGTTCGAGCGGGAGTACGGCATCCCCATGGAGGTGCGGGAGCTCAGCTTCGGGGATATCCGCTCGAACTTCCTCATCTCGGCCCCTACCGGAACGGGCCCTGACCTCATCGTGGGTGCTCATGACTGGGTCGGTGAGCTGGCTGGGACGGGTCTGCTGGAACCGATCGAACTACCGGCCGGAACGCTCCAGGAGTTCACGCCTGTGGCCCTGGAGGCCTTCACGTACGATGGCAAGCTCTTCGGCCTGCCCTACGCCATCGAGGCCATCGCGCTCATGTACAACAAGGACCTGGTGCCTGATCCACCGGAGACCTTCGATGAACTCCTCGCCATCGCGCGAGCGCAGACCGACCCAGCCGCGCGGCGCTTCGGTTTCCTCTATCCGAACAACGAACTCTACTACTCGTTCCCCTTCCTGGCCGCCAAGGGAGGCTACATCTTCCGCTTCACCGGCCAGGGCTTCGACCCCACCGACGTCGGCGTGGACAATGAAGGAGGCATCGCCGGCGCCCGGATCGTGCAGCTCCTGGCTGCCGAGGACCTCGTTCCCCGGGGCACCGACTACCAGACCATGAGGGCCCTCTTCCTGGACGGCCGGGTGGGGATGGTCCTGACGGGCCCGTGGGAGATCGTCAACGCGCGCAATGCGGGCATTCCCTACGGGGTCGCGAAGATCCCCTCGATCGATGGGAACGTCGCGCGCCCCTTCGTGGGCGTCCAGGGGTTCATGGTCAACGCGTTCAGTCCCAACAAGCTGCTGGCCATGGAATTCTTGCAGCAGTATGTCATGACCAAGGAAGGCCAGCTCGCCATCTGGGAGCACGACCCGCGGGTTCCGGCGCACCGCGAGGCCTTTGAGGCCGTGGCGGAGGATCCCGACATCGCAGCCTTCGGGGCCAGCGCCGCCGATGGTATCCCGATGCCCAACATCCCCGAGATGGCCGTGGTCTGGAGCGCGCTCAACGACGCCATGACCTTCATCACCAACGGTGAACAGTCGCCCGAAGAGGCCATGGCCGTCGCTGCCCGCCAGATCCGGAACGCGATCGCGGGCCGGTAG
- the malF gene encoding maltose ABC transporter permease MalF, translated as MGVLLIGLLDVAGAWFASQFYLDGAWAPALAILVGIIGTTWVYTSSRTYPLRYIWPGLIFFILLVVYPIGYTVYLAFTNTGSGHLLSKEQVIRQFEETVYTPQGARRFPFTAFQSPSGEITFVLYVDEGRPLLLEDGKARPVDPDADRALDTDGDGRIDRWGDAEPLAMGALARQLSRLQAVLFEWNDAFLRLASLKEFAEVRPAYRYDADADVLTDLRTGKAYRPVGGSLTDEEGKKLEPGFVEYVGLANFVRLFTDPAVSGPFLRVFLWTFAWAALTVVLQSVVGMSLALLLNDPYLKLRNFHRSILILPYAVPAFISILVWNGLLNTEMGAVNDMLNWLGLPRIPWMQDAFWARVGLLLVNTWLGYPYMMLVTLGALQSIPSELYEAAVVDGASPWGVVRVVTLPLLMISIAPLLVASFATNFNNFNVIFLLTGGGPPIAGAETPAGHTDILISYAYRLAFQGGQGTQFSFAAAISLIIFLIVAVLTLINFRMTRAFEEVSENV; from the coding sequence TTGGGCGTCTTGCTCATCGGCCTTCTGGACGTAGCCGGCGCGTGGTTTGCATCCCAGTTCTACCTCGATGGCGCCTGGGCACCCGCTCTTGCGATCCTGGTAGGGATCATCGGGACCACGTGGGTCTACACCAGCAGTCGGACGTACCCGCTCCGGTACATCTGGCCCGGGCTGATCTTCTTCATCCTCTTGGTGGTCTATCCCATCGGCTACACGGTCTACCTGGCCTTCACCAACACGGGCAGCGGACACCTGCTCTCCAAGGAGCAGGTCATCCGCCAGTTCGAGGAGACGGTCTACACGCCCCAGGGCGCGCGCCGCTTCCCCTTCACAGCGTTCCAGTCGCCCTCGGGAGAGATCACTTTCGTCCTGTACGTGGACGAGGGCCGGCCCCTGCTCCTCGAGGACGGCAAGGCCCGGCCCGTCGATCCGGACGCCGACCGCGCGCTGGATACCGACGGCGACGGACGCATCGATCGATGGGGAGACGCCGAACCTCTTGCGATGGGTGCTCTCGCCCGGCAGCTATCCAGGCTTCAGGCCGTGCTCTTTGAGTGGAACGATGCCTTTCTGCGCCTGGCCAGTCTGAAGGAGTTCGCAGAGGTCCGTCCTGCATACCGTTACGATGCCGATGCGGACGTGCTCACGGACCTGCGCACCGGGAAGGCGTATCGGCCCGTGGGTGGCTCCTTAACCGACGAAGAGGGGAAGAAGCTCGAACCAGGCTTCGTCGAATACGTCGGCCTGGCCAACTTCGTCCGTCTCTTCACCGATCCGGCGGTCTCGGGTCCTTTCCTGCGCGTCTTCCTTTGGACGTTCGCCTGGGCGGCCCTGACGGTCGTGCTTCAGTCGGTGGTGGGTATGAGCCTTGCGCTCTTGCTCAACGACCCTTATCTGAAGCTGCGCAACTTCCACAGGAGCATCTTGATCTTGCCCTATGCTGTGCCTGCGTTCATCTCCATCCTCGTTTGGAACGGTCTCCTCAACACCGAAATGGGCGCCGTCAACGACATGCTCAACTGGCTGGGGCTCCCGCGCATCCCATGGATGCAGGATGCCTTCTGGGCCCGCGTGGGGCTCCTCTTGGTCAACACATGGCTCGGCTACCCCTACATGATGCTCGTGACCCTCGGAGCTCTGCAGAGCATTCCGTCGGAGCTTTACGAGGCCGCGGTGGTCGACGGCGCCAGTCCCTGGGGAGTCGTTCGCGTGGTCACGCTGCCGCTCCTGATGATCTCGATCGCGCCCCTCCTCGTCGCCTCTTTCGCGACCAACTTCAACAACTTCAACGTGATCTTCCTCCTAACAGGCGGAGGTCCCCCCATTGCGGGGGCCGAAACGCCCGCAGGCCACACGGACATCCTGATCTCGTACGCCTACCGGCTTGCCTTCCAGGGAGGTCAGGGAACCCAATTCAGCTTCGCGGCCGCTATCTCGCTGATCATCTTCCTGATCGTGGCGGTACTCACCCTGATCAACTTCCGCATGACCCGGGCTTTCGAGGAGGTGTCCGAGAATGTATAG
- a CDS encoding sugar ABC transporter permease, which produces MYRRPGLLGQAWRQAVVLAAMAFALFPIVWIFSASLSPSNTLVSQSLIPRAPTFQHYVELFTSPVHPFSRWLWNSVKISSTVAVLTVAMAALAAYAFARFRFRGRRAGLVTLLIIQMFPQMLTMVALYLLLLAIGEYVPSLGLDTHGGLILVYLGGAVGFNAYVMKGYFDTIPRSLEESAMLDGATTFQAFWHIILPVSRPVLAVVFMLVFILTYSDFLLASILLKDRNVLTLAVGLRVLIAGQYHTRWGMFAAGALLGALPVAILFYLLRNQFISGLTQGAVKG; this is translated from the coding sequence ATGTATAGGCGGCCTGGCTTGTTGGGTCAAGCCTGGCGCCAGGCGGTCGTCCTGGCAGCCATGGCCTTCGCGCTCTTCCCGATCGTCTGGATCTTCTCGGCCTCTCTCAGCCCCTCCAATACGCTGGTGAGCCAGAGCCTCATACCCCGCGCACCCACCTTTCAGCATTACGTCGAGCTCTTCACCAGTCCGGTCCACCCCTTCTCCCGCTGGCTGTGGAACAGCGTCAAGATCTCCAGCACGGTCGCGGTGCTGACGGTCGCCATGGCAGCCCTGGCCGCTTACGCGTTCGCGCGCTTTCGCTTCCGGGGTCGACGGGCGGGCCTGGTGACCCTGCTCATCATTCAAATGTTCCCCCAGATGTTGACGATGGTCGCGCTCTACCTCCTGCTGCTGGCCATCGGAGAGTACGTGCCGTCGCTGGGGCTCGATACGCACGGCGGGCTGATCCTCGTCTACCTGGGTGGGGCCGTGGGATTCAACGCGTACGTGATGAAAGGCTACTTCGACACCATCCCGCGCTCGCTGGAAGAGTCGGCGATGCTCGACGGAGCTACGACCTTCCAGGCGTTCTGGCACATCATCCTGCCGGTCTCGCGTCCTGTCCTGGCCGTCGTCTTCATGCTGGTCTTCATCCTGACGTACTCGGACTTCCTGCTGGCCAGCATCCTCCTGAAAGATAGGAACGTCCTCACCCTCGCCGTGGGGCTTCGCGTCTTGATCGCGGGGCAGTACCACACCCGGTGGGGGATGTTCGCAGCCGGCGCGCTCCTGGGCGCGCTCCCGGTTGCCATCCTCTTCTACCTGCTGCGGAACCAGTTCATTTCAGGATTGACCCAGGGGGCGGTGAAGGGATGA
- a CDS encoding glycoside hydrolase family 53 protein: MSLSNGTYLERRPARARWTRWQARAILVLGVLGLMVSPDLNAEPVLGAGMPFIKGADVSFLDQIERLGGAYFDEGVRRDGLEILRDRGINLIRLRIWNDPPNGFNNLPRTVVIARRIKEADMSFLLDFHYSDFWADPGKQNRPAVWQNLDFEELRQAVYEYSRDVVQTLAQAGAAPDIVQVGNEITQGLLWDDGRVGGAFDTDLQWERLAQLVQAGIAGVYDGVGTSERPLIMIHIDRGGDNPGARWFFDRLLGQGVAFDLIGLSFYPWWHGTLDALRENLADLAQRYQKGIVVVETAYPWTLEEADREPNIVRRSDQLLAGYPASPEGQADFVRDLLEIVRSVPEGRGKGVVYWEPGYISVPPFGASPWENLTLFDFDGNSLPALEVLGR, translated from the coding sequence ATGAGCCTGTCGAACGGGACCTACCTGGAGCGCAGGCCGGCGCGGGCGAGGTGGACGCGCTGGCAGGCGCGCGCCATCCTCGTGTTGGGAGTGTTGGGGCTGATGGTATCGCCTGACTTGAACGCCGAGCCGGTGCTCGGAGCAGGAATGCCCTTCATCAAGGGCGCAGACGTGTCGTTCCTGGACCAGATCGAGCGCCTGGGCGGGGCCTACTTCGATGAGGGCGTGCGCCGAGATGGTCTGGAGATCCTGCGGGATCGCGGGATCAACCTGATCCGCCTCAGGATATGGAACGATCCCCCCAACGGCTTCAACAACCTCCCCCGGACCGTGGTGATAGCCAGGCGGATCAAGGAGGCAGACATGTCCTTCCTCCTCGACTTCCACTACTCGGATTTCTGGGCCGACCCGGGCAAGCAGAACAGGCCTGCGGTGTGGCAGAACCTCGACTTCGAGGAGCTCCGCCAGGCCGTCTACGAGTACAGCAGGGACGTGGTCCAGACGTTGGCTCAGGCGGGAGCCGCGCCAGACATCGTGCAAGTGGGCAACGAGATCACGCAGGGCCTCCTCTGGGACGACGGCCGTGTCGGGGGCGCGTTCGACACAGACCTCCAGTGGGAGAGGCTGGCACAGTTGGTGCAGGCGGGGATCGCCGGGGTGTACGACGGAGTGGGGACGTCCGAACGCCCCTTGATCATGATTCACATCGATCGGGGAGGGGACAACCCGGGCGCCCGTTGGTTCTTCGACCGGCTGCTGGGCCAGGGCGTTGCCTTCGACCTGATCGGCCTCTCCTTCTACCCGTGGTGGCACGGTACCCTCGACGCCCTCCGGGAGAACCTGGCGGATCTTGCGCAGCGCTACCAGAAGGGGATCGTCGTCGTAGAGACGGCCTACCCCTGGACTCTGGAGGAGGCGGACCGCGAGCCCAATATCGTGCGCCGCTCCGACCAGCTCCTCGCAGGCTACCCTGCTTCCCCCGAAGGCCAGGCGGACTTCGTGCGGGATCTTCTAGAGATCGTTCGAAGCGTGCCCGAAGGCCGTGGCAAGGGCGTGGTCTACTGGGAGCCGGGGTACATCTCCGTGCCCCCGTTTGGAGCGTCCCCTTGGGAGAACCTGACGCTCTTCGACTTCGACGGGAACAGCCTTCCGGCGCTCGAGGTGCTTGGGCGGTAG
- a CDS encoding beta-galactosidase, protein MSRDEVRWNAILYGGDYNPDQWDEATWAEDLRLLRNAGINAVTVGVFSWARLQPEPDRFDFEWLDRVLARVHEAGLKVVLATPTASPPVWLAQAYDDVLPVGEDGVRFGYGSRRHYCPNSPNYRRHAREIARALAERYGRHPALILWHVDNEYGVHLDRCYCDRCRNGFRQWLATRYGTIDHLNASWTTSFWGQRYNAWSEVDVPRRTPTYKNPAQVLDYRRFMTESFLQCYREQEEVLREQTPDVPVTTNLTLAHGLDFHTWAPHLDVIAWDSYPGPGADPAEVAARHDLMRGLKGGRQPFVLMEQTPSQVNWMPHNPPLRPGELRLLSLQAVAHGADAVCYFQMRQSRGGAEKFHGAVISHEGSERPRVYREVAALGTELQRLAPWVGSEYRAQTAVLFSWPIWWAVQQEPRISADVDYVRECMRYHNALWKHRAEVDIVSPEADLSRYRLVVAPLLRHVDDSLRDRLETYVDAGGTLVLTFQGGLCDPQERVHLGGYPGPLRHLAGVWVEEWDILPAGRTNRVRVNEPRGSFAGSYAAELWCDVVHLEGARPLATFETDYYAGMPAVTEHEVGRGRVVYVGTALEPRGVAALMGWLAADRGLALPIQVPPGVEIARRWRPAGGTERSPSETEYILFVLNHNVHPVSIELPRAFIDVLEGKPIAGRSTLSARGVWALVPSAEAARRP, encoded by the coding sequence GTGTCTAGGGACGAGGTGCGTTGGAACGCGATCTTGTACGGCGGCGACTACAACCCCGACCAATGGGACGAGGCGACGTGGGCCGAGGATCTGCGGCTGCTGCGGAACGCGGGGATCAACGCGGTGACCGTCGGTGTCTTCTCTTGGGCCCGACTGCAGCCGGAGCCGGACCGTTTTGACTTCGAATGGCTCGATCGGGTCCTCGCGAGGGTCCACGAAGCAGGGCTGAAGGTGGTCCTGGCGACCCCCACGGCCTCGCCGCCCGTATGGCTGGCCCAGGCCTACGATGACGTCCTGCCGGTCGGGGAAGACGGCGTCCGTTTCGGATACGGCAGCAGGCGGCACTACTGCCCCAACAGCCCCAACTACCGGCGGCACGCCCGGGAGATCGCCCGGGCGCTGGCCGAGCGCTACGGCCGCCATCCCGCGCTGATCCTTTGGCATGTCGACAACGAGTACGGTGTTCACCTGGACCGTTGTTACTGCGACAGGTGCCGAAATGGCTTCAGGCAATGGCTGGCTACCAGGTACGGGACGATCGATCATCTCAACGCATCCTGGACCACCAGCTTCTGGGGCCAGCGGTACAACGCATGGAGCGAGGTCGACGTGCCGAGGCGGACGCCGACGTACAAGAATCCCGCTCAAGTCCTGGACTACCGCCGCTTCATGACGGAGAGTTTCCTGCAGTGCTATCGGGAGCAGGAGGAGGTTCTCCGGGAACAGACGCCTGATGTCCCCGTAACGACCAACCTGACGCTGGCGCACGGCCTCGATTTCCACACCTGGGCGCCGCACCTGGACGTGATCGCGTGGGACTCCTACCCGGGTCCGGGGGCGGATCCTGCTGAGGTGGCCGCGAGGCACGACCTGATGCGAGGCCTGAAAGGTGGGCGCCAGCCGTTCGTGCTCATGGAACAGACCCCCAGCCAGGTCAACTGGATGCCCCACAACCCACCGCTGAGACCGGGTGAGTTACGCCTTCTCTCCCTGCAAGCGGTTGCACACGGGGCGGATGCCGTCTGCTACTTTCAGATGCGCCAGAGCCGCGGTGGGGCTGAGAAGTTCCACGGGGCCGTCATCTCCCACGAGGGGAGCGAGAGACCGCGCGTCTACAGGGAAGTGGCAGCTCTGGGCACCGAGCTTCAGCGGCTGGCGCCGTGGGTCGGTTCCGAATACCGGGCCCAGACGGCAGTGCTGTTCTCGTGGCCCATCTGGTGGGCGGTGCAGCAGGAACCGCGGATCAGCGCCGACGTCGATTACGTGCGCGAATGCATGCGGTACCACAACGCGCTTTGGAAACACCGCGCCGAGGTGGACATCGTCTCCCCCGAAGCAGACCTGAGCCGCTACAGGCTCGTGGTGGCGCCCCTCTTGCGCCACGTGGACGACTCCCTCCGCGACCGACTCGAAACGTATGTCGACGCCGGGGGAACGCTGGTCCTCACGTTCCAGGGTGGTCTCTGTGATCCGCAAGAACGGGTTCACCTTGGGGGGTATCCGGGACCGTTGCGCCATCTGGCCGGGGTTTGGGTCGAGGAGTGGGACATCCTGCCCGCCGGTCGGACGAACCGCGTCCGGGTGAACGAGCCGCGGGGTTCCTTCGCAGGCTCGTACGCCGCAGAGCTCTGGTGCGACGTGGTGCACCTGGAGGGCGCGAGGCCCCTGGCGACCTTCGAGACCGACTACTACGCCGGCATGCCGGCCGTGACCGAGCATGAAGTGGGCCGCGGCCGCGTCGTCTATGTGGGAACGGCTCTCGAACCCCGGGGCGTGGCTGCCCTCATGGGCTGGCTTGCGGCCGATCGCGGCCTGGCGCTACCGATCCAGGTTCCCCCGGGGGTCGAGATCGCACGTCGCTGGCGGCCCGCGGGCGGCACGGAGCGCTCGCCCTCGGAAACGGAGTACATCCTGTTCGTTCTGAATCACAACGTGCATCCTGTGTCAATTGAGCTTCCTCGGGCGTTCATCGACGTGCTCGAAGGAAAGCCGATCGCAGGCCGCAGCACGCTTTCCGCCCGAGGCGTGTGGGCCCTGGTGCCCTCGGCCGAGGCCGCGCGCCGGCCCTGA